From a single Glycine soja cultivar W05 chromosome 19, ASM419377v2, whole genome shotgun sequence genomic region:
- the LOC114398091 gene encoding transcription factor TCP13-like: MINSTKETDFPLKQEGLSSSDHEKAKAPSSSSSSQWLKLKDPRIVRVSRAFGGKDRHSKVCTIRGLRDRRVRLSVPTAIHLYDLQDRLGLNQPSKVVDWLLNAAKHEIDELPPLPIPPGNFTLGYPSLVSCNEVSTSREGSGQNTLLWKPKPGEIMVSDHDKANWMNRREGDDDDDNNHNNSNGDKQGSNNNCHGGALVLPNNLLPTRPNHPSFLGLMNTMPSLGYQWEPNSSAADVNVQWQNHGFFNQTDVHSIDVVPFPSTLALSTGNSTSTTTTSQILVCPPPPGATTQPYFPSSHFATMEMNARQINHYQMLSSSSHQNLLANSLNHPSSQQLMSQSGKAPFSLRIRPKLFHSPNSSESHSQKDQDFPSK; this comes from the coding sequence ATGATCAACAGCACGAAAGAAACTGATTTTCCACTAAAACAAGAAGGTCTTTCTTCAAGTGATCATGAGAAGGCAAAGGCTCCATCGAGCTCATCATCATCACAATGGCTAAAACTGAAGGATCCAAGGATTGTTCGAGTATCAAGAGCCTTTGGAGGAAAAGACAGGCATAGCAAGGTATGCACAATAAGAGGACTAAGAGATAGAAGAGTGAGGCTTTCAGTCCCTACAGCAATTCACCTCTATGATCTCCAAGATAGGCTTGGACTCAACCAACCAAGCAAGGTTGTTGATTGGTTGCTCAATGCAGCAAAACATGAAATTGATGAATTGCCACCACTTCCAATTCCTCCAGGTAACTTCACCCTTGGTTATCCCTCTCTTGTTTCTTGTAATGAAGTTAGCACCTCTCGTGAAGGTTCAGGCCAAAACACTTTATTATGGAAACCAAAGCCAGGAGAAATAATGGTTAGTGATCATGATAAGGCAAATTGGATGAATAGAAGAGAaggagatgatgatgatgataataatcataataatagtaATGGTGATAAACAAGGAAGCAATAATAATTGTCATGGTGGTGCACTTGTTTTGCCAAATAATCTCTTGCCAACAAGACCAAACCATCCTTCTTTTTTGGGTTTGATGAACACTATGCCATCACTTGGTTACCAATGGGAACCTAATTCTTCAGCTGCTGATGTTAATGTTCAATGGCAAAACCATGGATTTTTTAACCAAACAGATGTACACAGCATCGATGTGGTTCCATTTCCGTCAACACTGGCTCTATCAACTGGGAATAGTACTAGTACTACTACTACTTCTCAGATTTTGGTGTGTCCTCCTCCTCCGGGAGCAACAACACAGccatattttccttcttcacatTTTGCAACAATGGAGATGAATGCAAGGCAAATCAACCACTATCAGATGCTGAGTTCAAGTTCTCATCAAAATCTCTTGGCAAATTCTCTCAATCATCCATCATCACAGCAACTCATGAGCCAATCCGGGAAAGCACCATTCAGCTTGCGAATTAGGCCTAAACTTTTCCATTCTCCTAATAGCAGTGAAAGCCATTCCCAAAAAGATCAGGATTTCCCTTCCAAGTGA
- the LOC114397978 gene encoding protein LONGIFOLIA 1-like → MSKKVLTSMKDENPDLQKQIGCISGFFQLFDRHSFLTGQSNSSHNQNIPTNKGGISNRIKEVNNTTHKATAKNVKLTRENQQFSTESSGTSVTSSSRSSSMSSLEFNRTIQIEPPSISQMKIPENTNSEAAMKQGNQGHQPLDFYDIVKDSMHRDVHGLSVKTVAKEERKGRILKYMDSPRPLEPSKSVNTGVTVAWDSPRLSYDGRDTQDTFKSATKPKELPRLSLDSRQGSIKSFNEGTKSRILLKGSQKGYGSSRTMQLQEPETSRRPSGVVAKLMGLEAFPDCTETSDTPSQMSSCTTNKNETIAGPSTNDEYKQHQSAASSQGTIKGSSLLQFRRDASILNVTPYSRFSLEPIPWRQPEASQGSQLQDSKRSESSAKASNLTISVYGEIEKRIADLEFKNSGKDLRALKQILDAMQRYKESLDIPRDQVSNSLSDNRSSSSLSESSIVKSPRIRQKDPTFTVVEMSNSTQGSKSPIFIMKPAKAARKTNSPASTEMSFQGKSSLGKFSSANCANGIMGGKLDGQTAKGIGPAIRHAKDSISQPLHSVDKSNKMRTSKLMQSSKVRQVINGENATNSSNTAEAKSPRLQKKFGLERRSRPTSPSSDLSSNRRQHNRQSGELSSSSTTPRQKFSEISNQRRDFRHEVVVEVIHTVHSDRINGNSTQLKGMNQNNAAEELSKESFMAEKTITAEQPSPVSVLDASFYREEPPSPVKKKSDMSKDLDDALNTYDSSEENSENLQLSSSTAKAKFGSEISDTDLRTQKLVRILQQIDYNDERFTNFRDDKDPNHKYISEILLASGLLSSQSSSQVFHSSSYPINPNLFLALEQIKTNMTCFNIECNAKKIAALNSPEQIQRKLIFDVVNDILAQKIILESFTLWCQPNQPAGRKLRGQLLLDELCTEIDKLQHKNTNANLNDEDENLTSLLWEELMHCPTIYTNSYSEIPNVVLDIERLIFKDLITEVVRSGLANHSGKHCRQLLFSK, encoded by the exons atgtcTAAAAAGGTTTTGACATCAATGAAGGATGAAAATCCAGATTTGCAGAAGCAAATTGGGTGCATCAGTGGGTTTTTTCAGCTGTTTGACCGCCACAGTTTCCTCACGGGCCAAAGCAATAGCAGCCACAATCAGAACATACCAACTAATAAAG GTGGAATCAGCAACCGTATCAAAGAGGTGAATAATACAACTCATAAGGCAACG GCAAAAAATGTGAAGCTCACAAGAGAGAATCAACAATTCTCCACAGAATCATCAGGAACTTCAGTGACTTCATCATCTCGTTCATCTAGCATGTCGTCCCTCGAGTTTAATAGAACAATTCAGATAGAGCCACCATCAATCAGTCAAATGAAAATTCCAGAAAACACTAATTCAGAAGCAGCAATGAAGCAAGGCAACCAAGGCCACCAACCCCTTGATTTCTATGATATTGTCAAAGACTCAATGCATAGAGATGTTCATGGATTGTCAGTAAAAACTGTAGCTAAAGAGGAAAGGAAGGGTCGTATCTTGAAATACATGGACTCTCCCAGGCCTTTGGAGCCCTCAAAATCTGTCAATACAGGAGTTACGGTTGCTTGGGATTCACCAAGACTCTCCTACGATGGGAGGGACACACAAGATACATTCAAATCTGCTACAAAGCCCAAGGAACTCCCAAGGCTTTCCTTGGACAGCAGACAAGGATCTATCAAAAGTTTCAATGAAGGAACAAAATCTCGCATCCTTTTGAAGGGTTCACAGAAAGGGTATGGTAGTTCCAGAACAATGCAGCTGCAGGAACCAGAAACTTCTAGAAGACCGTCCGGCGTTGTAGCAAAGTTAATGGGACTAGAAGCCTTCCCAGACTGCACAGAAACTAGTGATACTCCATCACAGATGTCTAGCTGCACCACCAACAAAAATGAGACAATTGCAGGACCTAGCACAAATGATGAGTACAAGCAACACCAAAGTGCAGCATCATCCCAGGGAACAATCAAGGGGTCTAGCTTGCTTCAGTTTAGGAGGGATGCTTCAATCCTGAATGTGACACCGTATTCACGGTTTTCTCTAGAACCAATTCCATGGAGGCAACCTGAAGCAAGCCAAGGTTCTCAATTACAGGATTCCAAAAGAAGTGAATCTTCAGCAAAAGCATCAAACCTGACCATCTCTGTATATGGGGAAATTGAAAAGAGGATAGCAGATCTAGAGTTCAAAAATTCTGGAAAAGATCTCAGGGCCCTTAAACAgattcttgatgcaatgcagaGATATAAAGAATCATTGGATATTCCAAGAGATCAGGTGTCTAATTCTCTATCTGACAATAGGAGTAGCAGCAGTCTCAGTGAAAGCTCAATAGTTAAAAGCCCAAGAATACGGCAGAAGGACCCAACATTCACCGTGGTTGAGATGTCAAATTCAACCCAGGGTAGTAAGTCACCAATTTTCATCATGAAACCAGCAAAAGCTGCAAGAAAAACCAATAGTCCTGCTTCCACAGAAATGTCATTTCAGGGTAAATCAAGCCTGGGCAAGTTTAGCTCTGCAAACTGCGCAAATGGAATAATGGGTGGCAAGCTTGACGGGCAAACAGCAAAGGGTATTGGCCCAGCAATCAGACATGCCAAGGATTCCATCAGCCAACCCTTGCACTCAGTGGATAAGAGTAATAAGATGAGAACTTCtaaattgatgcaatcctcaaAAGTTCGTCAAGTAATCAATGGAGAAAATGCCACCAACTCCAGCAATACAGCAGAGGCCAAGAGCCCAAGACTACAAAAGAAGTTTGGTTTGGAGAGGCGTTCCCGACCAACTAGCCCATCATCAGATTTGAGCAGTAACAGAAGACAACACAATAGGCAATCAGGGGAATTGTCTTCCTCAAGTACAACACCCAGACAAAAATTCAGTGAGATCAGCAATCAAAGGAGGGATTTTAGGCATGAAGTTGTCGTAGAAGTCATTCACACTGTTCATTCTGATAGGATCAATGGTAACTCCACTCAGCTAAAGGGCATGAACCAAAAT AATGCAGCAGAAGAGTTGAGCAAGGAAAGCTTTATGGCTGAGAAAACAATTACAGCAGAACAACCAAGTCCTGTGTCTGTTCTTGATGCTTCTTTCTACAGAGAAGAACCACCTTCTCCAGTTAAAAAGAAATCAGACATGTCAAAAGATTTAG ATGATGCTCTGAACACTTATGATAGTAGTGAGGAGAACTCAGAAAATCTTCAGCTTTCATCAAGCACTGCAAAAGCCAAGTTCGGCAGTGAAATCAGTGATACTGACTTGAGAACTCAAAAGTTGGTCAGAATTCTCCAACAAATTGACTACAATGATGAGAGATTCACCAATTTCAGAGATGATAAAGATCCTAACCATAAATATATATCAGAAATACTGTTAGCATCGGGGCTGCTCAGCAGTCAAAGCTCTAGCCAGGTTTTTCATTCATCAAGTTACCCGATAAACCCAAATTTGTTCCTTGCACTGGAGCAAATCAAGACAAACATGACGTGTTTCAATATTGAATGCAACGCCAAGAAGATTGCTGCACTGAATAGTCCTGAGCAAATACAAAGAAAGCTAATATTTGATGTTGTTAATGACATTCTAGCTCAGAAAATAATACTGGAAAGTTTTACTCTGTGGTGCCAACCAAATCAGCCAGCAGGTAGAAAACTAAGAGGACAGCTGCTTTTGGATGAGCTTTGCACAGAAATTGATAAGttacaacataaaaatacaaatgcCAACCTGAATGATGAGGATGAGAATTTGACAAGTCTCCTGTGGGAAGAGTTGATGCACTGTCCCACAATTTACACAAACAGTTACAGTGAAATACCAAATGTCGTGTTGGATATTGAACGGTTGATCTTCAAAGATTTGATAACTGAAGTTGTGAGAAGTGGACTAGCTAACCATTCTGGTAAGCATTGCAGACAACTGCTGTTTTCCAAGTAG